Proteins encoded together in one Deferribacterota bacterium window:
- a CDS encoding ATP-binding protein, translating into MYKIAFISGKGGTGKTTVAINFAKLLSYNVKTLLVDLDVEEPNDNLFFKYKVLDSKAYDFKPEFDLNKCTYCMECSKKCQYGAIAVAPKFLKFFEELCHGCTACKYICKYNAIKDSQREIGTIYYNLDSTPSIVYGYLKNSSTMTTELIRQVKRFVNNNKENFDLIVYDCPPGNSCPAIEAVKDADTVIVVAEPTPFGLHDFKIIVETLKIIGKPFYIFINKDDSGFSDLENYCINNNLKIVGRIKYSETISKAYAKGLFICESKEVAKELNNINNIILNTVSNSNERNINC; encoded by the coding sequence ATGTATAAAATTGCATTTATTAGCGGCAAAGGCGGGACAGGTAAAACAACTGTAGCTATCAATTTTGCAAAGCTTCTAAGTTATAACGTAAAAACCCTACTAGTTGATCTAGACGTTGAAGAACCTAACGATAATCTATTTTTTAAATATAAAGTCCTTGATTCTAAAGCTTATGATTTTAAACCTGAATTCGATTTAAATAAGTGCACCTACTGCATGGAATGCTCTAAAAAATGTCAATACGGTGCAATTGCAGTAGCTCCAAAGTTTCTAAAGTTTTTTGAAGAGTTATGCCACGGTTGTACTGCCTGTAAATATATATGTAAATATAATGCAATAAAAGATAGTCAAAGAGAAATCGGAACAATATATTACAACCTTGATTCAACACCTTCCATTGTTTATGGATACCTAAAAAACAGTTCAACAATGACAACCGAGTTAATTAGACAGGTAAAAAGATTTGTCAACAATAATAAAGAGAACTTTGACCTTATTGTATATGATTGCCCACCAGGGAATAGTTGTCCTGCTATTGAAGCAGTTAAAGATGCTGATACTGTTATAGTTGTTGCAGAGCCAACCCCTTTTGGATTACATGATTTTAAGATCATAGTTGAAACATTAAAAATCATAGGCAAACCTTTTTATATCTTTATAAATAAAGATGATAGCGGTTTTTCTGATTTAGAAAATTATTGTATTAATAATAACTTAAAAATAGTTGGCAGAATAAAATATAGTGAGACTATTTCAAAAGCATACGCCAAAGGTTTATTTATATGTGAATCCAAGGAAGTAGCAAAAGAATTAAATAACATTAACAACATTATATTAAACACAGTGAGTAATTCAAATGAAAGAAATATTAATTGTTAG
- a CDS encoding DUF2892 domain-containing protein translates to MKRNIGNIDRLIRIVIGLLIIIAGVYFKSWWGLIGFIPIIVAVIGWCPLYVPFGISTRRKQ, encoded by the coding sequence ATGAAAAGGAATATTGGAAATATAGATAGACTTATTAGGATTGTTATTGGGTTATTAATAATTATAGCTGGTGTATATTTTAAAAGCTGGTGGGGGCTTATTGGCTTTATACCTATAATCGTTGCTGTAATAGGATGGTGCCCCCTCTATGTACCTTTTGGTATATCTACACGAAGAAAACAATAA
- a CDS encoding DUF5320 domain-containing protein, whose translation MPNFDGTGPLGKGPGTGKGRGKCKSGRNLRKNKMGDISKKSRNIIDSNEKDKR comes from the coding sequence ATGCCAAACTTTGATGGAACTGGACCACTTGGAAAAGGTCCTGGCACAGGTAAAGGAAGAGGTAAGTGTAAGAGTGGTAGAAATCTTAGAAAAAATAAGATGGGTGATATTAGTAAAAAATCAAGAAACATAATTGATTCTAATGAAAAAGATAAAAGATAA
- a CDS encoding DUF5320 family protein encodes MFGRGFAFRGSSPGWPYVGIGRGGLPRCAAYFRGYEPIGFRDYNIENTKEQELEYLKRYAEDLQRELKRINERIAELKKTT; translated from the coding sequence ATGTTTGGACGTGGATTTGCATTTAGAGGTAGTTCTCCTGGTTGGCCCTATGTAGGAATAGGTAGAGGGGGGCTCCCAAGGTGTGCAGCATATTTCAGGGGTTATGAGCCAATAGGTTTTAGAGATTATAATATAGAAAACACTAAAGAACAAGAATTAGAATATTTAAAAAGATATGCAGAAGATCTCCAAAGAGAGTTAAAAAGGATTAATGAAAGAATAGCAGAATTAAAAAAAACAACCTAA
- a CDS encoding DUF134 domain-containing protein codes for MARPFKTKIIGEKPKVDEFKPRGIPSKLIDKIYITLDEYEAIRLADYLGMEHVDAAELMGISRPTFTRLVERARHKVSKALVEAKSMVLEGGDVIIRKRSRCSSCGIEYLDRPGYRHRCGKYMKIKGDL; via the coding sequence ATGGCTAGACCTTTTAAAACTAAAATTATTGGTGAAAAACCAAAAGTTGATGAGTTTAAACCAAGGGGCATACCATCTAAGTTAATAGATAAAATATATATTACACTTGATGAATATGAAGCTATTAGATTAGCTGATTATTTGGGTATGGAGCATGTTGATGCAGCTGAGTTAATGGGTATTTCAAGGCCTACCTTTACAAGACTTGTTGAAAGGGCAAGGCATAAAGTTTCAAAGGCATTAGTTGAGGCAAAATCAATGGTTCTTGAAGGTGGGGATGTTATAATTAGAAAAAGATCAAGATGTAGTAGTTGTGGGATAGAATATTTAGATAGGCCTGGTTACAGACATAGATGTGGAAAATATATGAAAATTAAAGGAGATTTATAA
- a CDS encoding DUF364 domain-containing protein has product MVMKDCFEFYNNLINTFKEYIDGKIPLDSEIKISCRVLDPNEAIGNPKRKDFPLLNGKEVLIEADFNGFKGQAYTDSPAIFNGTISEVLNLDLEKNSSKAILVATINAVVRFLEQSIKTVHCKDEEPTECAKKISEFLRGKDYKKILLIGYQPAIADALNEDFELIVLDRNKDNVGKNINNLVIYDGYKDSGHLFGKVDIILSTGSTIANGSIADILQNAKAYKKDIYFYGTTIAGAAHLLKLNRLCFEAH; this is encoded by the coding sequence ATGGTAATGAAAGATTGTTTTGAGTTTTATAATAATTTAATTAACACATTTAAAGAATATATAGATGGTAAAATACCTTTGGACAGTGAGATTAAGATAAGTTGTAGGGTATTAGACCCAAATGAGGCAATAGGCAATCCGAAAAGAAAAGATTTTCCTCTTCTTAATGGTAAAGAAGTGCTAATAGAGGCAGACTTTAACGGTTTTAAAGGTCAAGCTTATACAGATAGTCCGGCTATTTTCAATGGAACTATTTCAGAGGTATTGAATTTAGATTTGGAGAAGAACTCATCAAAAGCAATTTTGGTTGCTACTATAAATGCTGTAGTAAGATTTTTGGAGCAGAGTATAAAAACTGTTCACTGTAAAGATGAAGAGCCTACAGAGTGCGCTAAAAAAATCTCAGAATTTTTAAGGGGTAAAGATTATAAGAAAATATTGCTTATTGGCTACCAACCAGCAATTGCTGATGCATTAAATGAGGATTTTGAGTTAATAGTATTAGATAGAAATAAAGATAACGTAGGCAAGAATATAAATAATTTAGTAATCTATGATGGTTATAAAGATAGTGGTCACTTATTTGGTAAAGTAGATATTATATTATCAACGGGTTCAACAATTGCCAATGGCAGTATAGCAGATATATTGCAAAACGCAAAAGCCTATAAAAAAGATATATATTTTTACGGAACAACTATTGCAGGAGCTGCCCATTTACTAAAATTAAATAGGCTATGTTTTGAGGCGCATTAA